A portion of the Pseudomonas sp. PSE14 genome contains these proteins:
- a CDS encoding CocE/NonD family hydrolase: MKKVPSEILELGSAYKVAYRKSTPIEEAQDYPGFKPHTQTLKKGTIHRDQGMPLPVDIIGEHDVPVQLRDGATIYADIFRPVDAQDCPVIIAWSPYGKKGSWIHNDIFENRVDVLPQWEDGLNKFEGPVPAYWCKHGYVIINVDGRGVFNSEGNIPFFGQQEAEDEYDVIEWAAAQPWSNGKVGTCGNSWFTMSQWNVCRLNPPHLKAIAPWEGARDLYRDAMFRGGIGDKVFFEGLLIHLFGKGYTEDIIGMVDAAPLFDDYWKTKVPDVAKSKIPAYVVGSWTNVLHTGGTFSSWHDYGCEEKWLRVHNRHEWVDFFNPEYVEDLRRFFDHYLKGVDNGWESTPRVRLTVLDPGHDDILERAESSFPLKRQQFESIYLDAKSGGFSRIAPTETSCVEYQPDEQGTVFQYKLQNDLEIAGYIKLKLWVEARQHDDMDVFAYITKLDKDGKEVFTEPVKGRYFTGPNGRLRASLRALDKEKSTDSQPYHRFDKVEKLSAGEIVPLEIDFWPYAMKWHEGETLQLRINGCDLLRRPEFPELPYIETINEGTHVIHTGGGYDSHLLIPVTSGKVNAS, encoded by the coding sequence ATGAAAAAGGTACCCAGCGAAATCCTTGAACTTGGAAGCGCTTACAAGGTTGCCTACCGCAAGTCCACCCCCATCGAAGAAGCACAGGACTATCCCGGCTTCAAGCCGCACACCCAGACGCTGAAAAAGGGCACGATTCATCGCGATCAGGGGATGCCGCTGCCGGTGGACATCATTGGCGAGCACGACGTCCCCGTTCAGCTTCGCGACGGTGCCACCATCTATGCCGATATCTTCCGCCCGGTGGATGCGCAGGATTGCCCTGTAATCATCGCCTGGAGCCCGTACGGCAAGAAAGGCAGCTGGATCCACAACGACATCTTCGAGAACCGCGTGGATGTGTTGCCGCAATGGGAAGACGGCCTGAACAAGTTCGAAGGCCCGGTACCCGCCTACTGGTGCAAGCACGGCTACGTCATCATCAACGTCGATGGTCGCGGCGTGTTCAACTCCGAAGGCAATATCCCCTTCTTCGGCCAGCAGGAAGCCGAAGATGAGTACGACGTCATCGAGTGGGCCGCCGCGCAACCCTGGTCCAACGGCAAGGTCGGCACCTGCGGGAACAGCTGGTTCACCATGTCGCAGTGGAACGTTTGCCGCCTGAACCCGCCGCACCTCAAGGCCATCGCCCCCTGGGAGGGTGCCCGCGATCTGTACCGTGACGCCATGTTCCGTGGCGGTATCGGCGACAAGGTGTTCTTCGAGGGACTGTTGATCCACCTGTTCGGCAAGGGCTACACCGAAGACATCATCGGCATGGTCGACGCCGCTCCGCTGTTCGACGACTACTGGAAAACCAAGGTTCCGGATGTTGCCAAATCGAAGATTCCAGCCTACGTCGTCGGCTCCTGGACCAACGTCCTGCACACCGGCGGTACCTTCTCGTCCTGGCACGACTATGGTTGCGAGGAGAAATGGTTGCGCGTCCACAACCGTCACGAATGGGTGGACTTCTTCAATCCGGAGTACGTCGAGGATCTGCGTCGCTTCTTCGACCACTATCTCAAGGGTGTCGATAACGGTTGGGAGTCTACCCCCCGCGTACGCCTCACGGTGCTCGACCCCGGCCATGACGATATCCTCGAACGAGCCGAAAGCAGCTTCCCGCTGAAGCGCCAACAGTTCGAGTCCATCTATCTGGACGCGAAGAGCGGCGGGTTCTCGCGCATTGCTCCCACCGAGACTTCCTGCGTCGAATACCAACCCGATGAGCAGGGAACGGTCTTCCAGTACAAGCTCCAGAACGATCTGGAAATCGCCGGCTACATCAAGCTCAAGCTCTGGGTCGAAGCTCGCCAGCACGACGATATGGACGTCTTCGCCTACATCACCAAGCTCGACAAGGATGGCAAGGAAGTCTTCACCGAACCGGTGAAAGGCCGCTACTTCACCGGCCCGAACGGACGTCTGCGCGCGTCGCTACGCGCCCTGGATAAGGAAAAATCCACCGACTCCCAGCCGTACCACCGCTTCGACAAGGTGGAGAAGCTCTCGGCCGGTGAAATCGTCCCGCTGGAAATCGACTTCTGGCCCTATGCGATGAAGTGGCATGAAGGCGAAACCCTGCAACTGCGCATCAATGGCTGCGATCTGCTGCGCCGCCCCGAGTTCCCGGAGCTGCCGTACATCGAGACCATCAACGAAGGGACCCATGTCATCCATACCGGCGGCGGATACGATTCGCATCTGCTGATTCCGGTGACCTCAGGAAAGGTGAACGCATCCTGA
- a CDS encoding fused MFS/spermidine synthase, whose translation MSSSRSAERTTRQEKQARLLIPALLLFVSGGAALVYQVLWVKQLSLVVGVEVFAVTTAISAFFAGLALGGLAFGRWADRLRRPVLLYAGLELLVAILGVGATLALSASAEPFARLEDSVGLLAWLLPFLLVGVPAFFMGGTLPVLMRAVQPDTQQMGRAGGGLYAANTTGAIAGTLLAAFLLLPALGVIGSACAAAVLNLVAAVGALIAQRGAVEPVAEPAAASGKRSPAARLATALYCLAGGVALGYEVVWTQSIVQFMSTRAFAFAVVLATYLLGLVLGSALYARRADRLRDPWGVFAVLIAAAGLLAILQIAGLGQWLVAAQSGVEMMVLSLGGSELAGMSARFAVAALCVVFLPTTLLGAAFPLALRLSVDSGHVGRDVGLVVALNTLGGILGVVLTGFLLVPAVGLVRTLALLAILAAVIGLLAVWRGVGVGRGGRIAVMAIAVATLATAVLTPPRHLAELMPAARNGQITFYQEGRGGTVAVVEQGKGDRRFNRLYIQGVSNTGDAMPSLRYMRLQALLPLLIHRGEPRSSLVIGFGTGITAGAMLRYRDLEHPVVAELLPEVLAAAPNFQGTFGAIKDPRLEIRLRDGRRELLRSDERYDMITLEPPPPSAAGVVNLYSRDFYQLAARRLQENGVVAQWLPLPTQNDEDSRSLVRSFIDVFPYASLWTTEFHEMLLVGSLQPLQLDVPRIRQRFEQPEIAAALGAVGVDSPQALLATWITDRNGLERYAGDAPAVTDDQPRIEYAPWVRSREITRVLPTLLALRSAPPLENAEPSFRGAVDDEWQSLRRFYGLSLHAYRGEREAWARDVRQIAREEGDNPYYRWFLGGP comes from the coding sequence ATGAGTTCTTCGCGCAGCGCAGAACGCACCACTCGCCAGGAAAAACAGGCGCGTTTGCTGATCCCCGCGCTGTTGCTGTTCGTTTCCGGGGGCGCCGCGCTCGTCTACCAGGTGCTGTGGGTCAAGCAGCTGTCGCTGGTGGTCGGGGTCGAGGTCTTCGCCGTGACCACGGCGATCAGTGCATTCTTCGCCGGCCTCGCCCTGGGTGGCCTGGCCTTCGGACGCTGGGCCGATCGCCTGCGGCGTCCGGTGCTCCTGTATGCGGGGCTTGAATTGCTGGTGGCGATTCTCGGCGTCGGCGCCACGCTGGCCCTCTCGGCGTCGGCAGAACCCTTCGCGCGGCTGGAGGACAGCGTCGGCCTGCTGGCCTGGCTGCTGCCGTTCCTGCTGGTTGGCGTACCGGCCTTCTTCATGGGCGGCACGCTGCCGGTGCTGATGCGCGCCGTGCAACCTGACACCCAGCAGATGGGCCGTGCCGGCGGCGGGCTGTACGCCGCCAACACCACGGGCGCCATCGCGGGAACCCTGCTGGCAGCTTTTCTGCTGCTGCCGGCGCTCGGCGTAATCGGCAGCGCCTGTGCTGCTGCCGTCCTCAACCTGGTGGCCGCGGTGGGTGCGCTGATCGCCCAGCGCGGTGCCGTCGAGCCTGTGGCTGAGCCCGCCGCAGCGAGCGGGAAGCGCAGCCCGGCGGCGCGCCTGGCAACCGCGTTGTACTGCCTCGCCGGCGGTGTCGCCCTGGGCTACGAAGTGGTGTGGACGCAGTCCATCGTGCAATTCATGAGCACCCGCGCCTTCGCCTTCGCGGTGGTGCTGGCCACCTATCTGCTCGGCCTGGTGCTGGGTAGCGCGTTGTATGCCCGCCGAGCGGACCGCCTGCGCGACCCCTGGGGTGTGTTCGCGGTGCTGATCGCGGCGGCCGGCCTGCTCGCCATCCTGCAGATCGCCGGCCTCGGCCAGTGGCTGGTGGCGGCGCAGAGCGGCGTCGAAATGATGGTGCTGAGCCTGGGCGGCAGCGAGCTGGCGGGGATGTCCGCGCGCTTCGCGGTGGCCGCGCTGTGCGTGGTGTTCCTGCCGACCACTCTGCTGGGCGCGGCATTTCCCCTGGCACTGCGCCTGTCGGTGGACTCCGGGCATGTCGGCCGCGATGTCGGGCTGGTGGTGGCGCTGAACACCCTGGGCGGCATCCTCGGCGTGGTGCTGACCGGCTTCCTGCTGGTGCCGGCGGTGGGCCTGGTGCGTACCCTGGCGCTGCTCGCGATCCTGGCCGCTGTCATTGGTCTGCTGGCTGTCTGGCGCGGAGTCGGCGTGGGCAGGGGCGGGCGCATTGCGGTGATGGCGATTGCCGTCGCGACCCTGGCGACCGCAGTGCTGACGCCGCCACGCCACCTGGCCGAACTGATGCCGGCGGCGCGCAACGGGCAGATCACCTTCTACCAGGAAGGCCGTGGCGGCACCGTCGCCGTGGTGGAGCAGGGCAAGGGTGACCGGCGCTTCAACCGCCTGTACATCCAGGGTGTGTCCAATACCGGTGACGCCATGCCGTCGCTGCGCTACATGCGCCTGCAGGCATTGCTGCCGCTGCTGATCCACCGGGGCGAGCCGCGTTCCTCGCTGGTGATCGGTTTCGGCACTGGCATAACCGCCGGCGCCATGCTGCGCTACCGCGACCTGGAGCATCCGGTGGTGGCTGAATTGCTGCCCGAAGTGCTGGCCGCCGCGCCGAATTTCCAGGGCACCTTCGGCGCGATCAAGGACCCACGCCTGGAGATTCGCCTGCGTGACGGCCGCCGCGAGTTGCTGCGCAGCGACGAACGCTACGACATGATCACCCTGGAACCGCCGCCGCCTTCGGCCGCCGGCGTGGTCAACCTGTACTCGCGGGACTTCTACCAGCTGGCCGCCCGCCGCCTGCAGGAGAATGGCGTGGTCGCCCAGTGGCTGCCGCTGCCGACGCAGAACGACGAAGACAGCCGTTCGCTGGTGCGCAGCTTCATCGACGTATTCCCCTATGCGTCACTGTGGACCACCGAGTTCCACGAGATGCTGCTGGTGGGCTCGCTGCAACCGCTGCAGCTCGATGTCCCGCGCATCCGCCAGCGCTTCGAGCAACCCGAGATCGCGGCGGCCCTGGGCGCAGTGGGGGTCGATTCGCCGCAAGCCCTCCTGGCCACCTGGATCACCGATCGCAACGGCCTTGAGCGCTATGCCGGCGACGCCCCGGCAGTGACCGACGACCAGCCGCGCATCGAATACGCCCCCTGGGTGCGCTCGCGGGAAATCACCCGCGTACTGCCGACACTGCTCGCCCTGCGCTCTGCGCCGCCCCTGGAAAACGCCGAACCCTCGTTCCGTGGCGCGGTGGATGATGAATGGCAGAGCCTGCGCCGCTTCTACGGCCTGAGCCTGCACGCCTACCGTGGCGAGCGCGAGGCCTGGGCACGGGACGTCCGGCAGATCGCCCGGGAGGAGGGGGATAACCCGTACTATCGCTGGTTCCTCGGCGGGCCTTGA
- a CDS encoding arylsulfatase gives MKRTGKWISRFALAATAIVGCSVAQAADKPNILVIFGDDIGQTNISAYSFGVVGYQTPNIDRIAKEGMMFTDYYAENSCTAGRSTFITGQAILRTGLSKVGMPGVPVGLQARDVTIAQALKAHGYATGQFGKNHLGDRDEYLPTNHGFDEFFGNLYHLNAEEEPERPYWPKDDQAFVKAASPRGVIHSFADGKIEDTGPLNKKRMETIDDDTTQAAINFMDKQVKADKPFFVWMNTTRMHAFTHVRESMQGQSGMPGNDYADGMLEHDGDVGKLLKAVDDLKIADNTIVVYTTDNGPNQWSWPDAATTPFRNEKNSNWEGAYRVPAMIRWPNHIKPGSVSTQMFSGLDWFPTLLAAVGDTDIKERLLKGADIGGKNFKVHLDGYNQLDYLTGKSNESARKEFYYFNDEAELVGMRFNDWKIVWCEQRAPGGLQVWSEPFTCLRVPKLFNLRMDPYERADVVSDQYYDWLTKNDYLLFQGTRKAAAFLQTFVDYPPSQRPASFSIDQIRKDVDAKIEAKMKQAK, from the coding sequence ATGAAGCGCACGGGAAAATGGATATCGCGGTTCGCCCTCGCGGCGACGGCGATAGTGGGGTGCTCCGTAGCCCAGGCGGCCGACAAGCCGAACATCCTGGTGATCTTCGGTGACGATATCGGCCAGACCAACATCAGTGCCTACTCGTTCGGCGTGGTTGGCTACCAGACGCCGAACATCGACCGCATCGCCAAGGAAGGCATGATGTTCACCGACTACTACGCGGAGAACAGCTGCACCGCCGGGCGATCCACCTTCATCACCGGCCAGGCGATCCTGCGTACCGGCCTGTCGAAGGTCGGCATGCCGGGCGTTCCGGTGGGCCTGCAGGCGCGCGACGTGACCATCGCCCAAGCGCTCAAGGCCCACGGCTATGCCACCGGCCAGTTCGGCAAGAACCACCTGGGTGACCGTGACGAGTACCTGCCTACCAACCACGGTTTCGACGAGTTCTTCGGCAACCTCTACCACCTCAACGCCGAGGAAGAGCCCGAGCGCCCGTACTGGCCGAAGGATGACCAGGCCTTCGTCAAGGCCGCCTCGCCGCGCGGCGTGATCCATTCCTTCGCCGACGGCAAGATCGAGGACACCGGCCCGCTGAACAAGAAGCGGATGGAAACCATCGATGACGACACCACCCAGGCCGCCATCAACTTCATGGACAAACAGGTGAAGGCCGACAAGCCGTTCTTCGTCTGGATGAACACCACCCGCATGCACGCCTTCACCCACGTGCGCGAGTCCATGCAGGGCCAGAGCGGCATGCCGGGCAACGATTACGCCGACGGCATGCTCGAGCACGACGGCGACGTCGGCAAGCTGCTCAAGGCGGTGGACGACCTGAAGATCGCCGACAATACCATTGTCGTCTACACCACCGACAACGGCCCGAACCAGTGGTCCTGGCCGGATGCGGCAACCACTCCGTTCCGCAACGAGAAGAACTCCAACTGGGAAGGCGCCTACCGGGTGCCGGCGATGATCCGCTGGCCGAACCACATCAAGCCGGGCTCCGTTTCCACCCAGATGTTCTCCGGCCTGGACTGGTTCCCGACCCTGCTGGCGGCCGTGGGTGATACCGACATCAAAGAACGCCTGCTCAAGGGTGCGGATATTGGCGGCAAGAACTTCAAGGTGCACCTGGACGGCTACAACCAGCTGGACTACCTGACCGGCAAGTCCAACGAGAGTGCACGCAAGGAGTTCTATTACTTCAACGATGAGGCAGAGTTGGTAGGCATGCGCTTCAACGACTGGAAGATTGTCTGGTGCGAACAGCGCGCACCGGGTGGTCTGCAGGTCTGGAGCGAGCCGTTCACCTGCCTGCGCGTGCCTAAGCTGTTCAACCTGCGCATGGACCCGTATGAGCGGGCGGATGTGGTCTCCGACCAGTACTACGACTGGCTGACCAAGAACGACTACCTGCTCTTCCAGGGCACTCGCAAGGCTGCGGCCTTCCTGCAGACCTTTGTCGACTATCCGCCGAGCCAGCGTCCGGCGAGCTTCAGCATCGATCAGATCCGCAAGGATGTGGATGCGAAGATCGAAGCGAAAATGAAACAAGCCAAGTAA
- a CDS encoding sigma-54-dependent Fis family transcriptional regulator — translation MDLARQLRLEPELGRIWLGQQRAFLMQLPAFAALRRELIAEIGISHARRLLSRMGFAAGSSDAGLARQIRDDEDDLAFLAGPQLHGLEGITRVETLRMEIDVESGRHYVEQLWFDSLEACAHLTHQPLSEEPVCWMQVGHASGFNSAFFGRTILFREVECIAMGHPHCRIIGKPIEEWGRDADALEMFDTTDFVNASLHDPVLDNALAATDMIGADPAFLATCRRIEKVADRDVTVLFRGETGVGKERFARLLHRLSHRAQGPFVAVNCAALPETLIESELFGVEKGAFTGATHSRAGRFEQAEGGTLFLDEIGTLIPSAQEKLLRVLQEREVQRLGGEHTQKVDIRLVAATNADLEEDVRKGRFREDLFYRINVVPVFIPALRERRNDIPLLIRYFIKRFSAQHRRDIRGLSRAAVRALLDHDYPGNVRELENIIERGVVLADEGEPIGLGELFLAAPGKAPAARSDMQVIEQWLDGRPLDDLIDTAVRRAMTRADGNISQAARMLGLTRRQLDHRLKKDARP, via the coding sequence GTGGACCTGGCTCGCCAGTTGCGTCTCGAACCTGAGCTGGGGCGTATCTGGCTGGGCCAGCAACGCGCATTTCTCATGCAACTGCCAGCTTTTGCCGCGTTGCGACGGGAGCTGATCGCGGAGATCGGCATCAGCCATGCTCGTCGGTTGCTCTCGCGCATGGGCTTTGCAGCCGGTTCCAGCGATGCCGGACTGGCCCGTCAGATACGGGACGACGAGGACGACCTCGCTTTCCTGGCAGGCCCGCAGTTGCATGGCCTGGAGGGGATTACACGGGTCGAGACCCTGCGCATGGAGATCGACGTAGAGTCGGGGCGCCATTACGTCGAGCAGCTCTGGTTCGACTCCCTGGAAGCTTGCGCTCACTTGACCCACCAGCCCTTGTCCGAGGAGCCGGTCTGCTGGATGCAGGTCGGGCATGCATCAGGCTTCAACAGCGCCTTCTTCGGGCGCACGATCCTATTCCGCGAAGTCGAATGCATCGCGATGGGACACCCCCATTGCCGGATCATTGGCAAACCGATCGAAGAGTGGGGCCGGGACGCCGATGCGTTGGAGATGTTCGACACCACGGACTTCGTCAATGCTTCCCTGCACGATCCGGTACTCGACAACGCCCTAGCCGCTACCGACATGATCGGCGCCGATCCTGCCTTCCTGGCTACCTGCCGGCGTATCGAAAAGGTCGCCGATCGTGATGTGACCGTGCTGTTTCGCGGAGAGACCGGCGTAGGCAAGGAGCGTTTCGCTCGCCTGTTGCACCGACTCAGTCATCGCGCCCAGGGGCCGTTCGTGGCGGTAAACTGCGCGGCGCTGCCGGAGACGCTGATCGAGTCCGAGCTCTTTGGTGTGGAGAAGGGGGCTTTCACTGGTGCCACGCACAGCCGCGCCGGACGCTTCGAGCAAGCCGAGGGCGGCACATTGTTCCTCGACGAGATCGGCACCTTGATTCCCTCCGCCCAGGAAAAGCTGCTGCGGGTGCTGCAGGAGCGCGAAGTCCAGCGGCTGGGCGGTGAGCACACGCAGAAGGTGGATATCCGCTTGGTCGCGGCGACCAATGCCGATCTGGAGGAAGATGTCCGAAAAGGGCGCTTTCGCGAGGACCTGTTCTACCGAATCAATGTCGTGCCGGTGTTCATTCCGGCGCTACGGGAGCGGCGCAACGACATTCCTCTGCTGATTCGCTACTTCATCAAGCGCTTTTCCGCCCAGCATCGACGCGATATTCGCGGCTTGAGCCGAGCGGCGGTTCGCGCGCTGCTGGACCATGACTACCCTGGTAACGTGCGCGAGCTGGAGAACATCATCGAGCGCGGCGTCGTGCTTGCCGATGAGGGGGAGCCGATCGGGCTTGGCGAGCTCTTCCTGGCCGCGCCGGGCAAGGCACCAGCGGCCCGATCCGATATGCAGGTCATCGAGCAGTGGCTCGATGGTCGCCCGCTGGACGACCTGATCGATACCGCCGTGAGAAGGGCAATGACGCGTGCCGATGGAAACATCAGCCAGGCGGCCAGAATGCTGGGATTGACCCGTCGACAGTTGGATCACCGGCT